The segment GAAGCCGAGCTGGACCTCCTGTGACTGGAGTTGCGCCTCCACGGCGCGGGCGCTGGCCTCGGCCTGCTCGGCCTGGGCCACGGCCTGGTCATAGTCCTGGCGGCTGAGCAGTCCCTCCTTGAGGAGCTGCTCGCTGCGCTTGCGCGTGCTCTGCGCGAACTCGCGCTGCGCCACCGCGGAGGACTGCTGGGCCTGGGTGGCGCGCAGCCCGGCGCGCTCGCGCCGCGGGTCGACCACCAGCAGCACGTCGCCCTGCTTCACCTGCGCGCCGGGCCGGACGGGAATCTCCTGCACGTAGCCGGCGACCTGGGGGTACACGGTGATGCTGCGGCGGGAGATGAGCGTGGCCAGGTACTCGCTGGTGTCGCGCACCGGCCCGGGCTCCAGCGCCTGCACCTCGACGGACATGGGCCGGTTGGCTCCCGCCTGGCCGCCCTGGGGACCGTCCTCCTGGGAGCCTTTGCACCCCGCCAGCGCCAGGGCCACGAGCCCCGCGCCCCAAGTCCTCACCACTCGCATGATGCCTCCGCAAGGAATGCCCCGACCCGCGCCTGCTCCAGCTCGAACTCACGCACCACCAGCTGCAGCTCCGCCTGCCGCAGCGCCGCCGCCGTCTGGATGAGCTCCAGGCTGGTGCCGGTGCCCACCTCGAAGCTGCGCCGGGTGAGCCTGTCGTTCTCCTCGGCCAGCTCGCGCTCGCGCGAGGCGATGTCGCGGGCCGCCGAGGCCACCTCCACTCCGCGCCGTGCCTGGGCCACCTCCACCGTGGCGCTGCGCTGGAGCTCCACCACGTCCTGCCGCGCCACCTCCGCCTCGGCGCGTGTCTGCCGCAGCCGGCCCTCGCGCGCGCCGCCCTCCCAGAAGGGCAGCACCAGGCTGGCGCCCACGTTCCACGCCGGCACCTCCGCGAAGCCGTCCTCCACTGTGAGCGCCAGCGCCGTGCTGTCCAGCGTCAGCGTGGGTGCGTACTGCGTCTTCACCTCCGTCACCTGCCGCTCGGCCACGGTGAGCCGCGAGCGCGCCGCCGCGAGGTCCGCCCGGCTGTCCAGGTCCGTCAGTTGCTGGCATTCGCGCCGCGCGCTCTCCAGCAGTGCGTCCAGCTGGACGCCGCGCGCCAGCCCCACCGGGCCCGGAGTGCCCAGCACCAGGCCCAGGGACTCGCGGGCCTGCCGCAGCCGCTCGTCCCCCGTCACCACCTGGGTGCGGGCGCTCTCCGCGTCCTGCTGCACGCGGACCACGTCCAGCCGGGTGCCCGCGCCCAGCTCCAGGCGGCGCCGGGCCAGGGCGAGGCGTTCGAGCGCGGTGCGCAGGTTGACGCGGTTGACCTCGGCCAGCCGCTCCTGGGCGGAGACCCGCACCAGCGCCTGCGCGAGCAGCCCGGTGAGCTGGCGCCGCGTCTCCGCCAGGGACAGCGCGGCGGTGCGCTGGGACTCACGCGCGGTGCCCAGCGCGGTGAGGGCCTGGAGGTTGAGCACCGGCACGGACGCGCTCAGGGTGCCGACGAAGGGAGGCGAGGTGGGGCGCAGGCCTTCGCCCCCACTCACTCCGCCTCCCACGCCTCCGCCGCCTCCGCCGAGGAACGTCGTCGCGTCGGGGTCGAGCACGTTGTACTGGGTGGACACCACGCCGGTGAGGCTCGGCAGCAGGCCCGCCAGGGCGATGCGCCGCAGCCCCGCGGCGGACTCCACGCGGGCCAGCGCGGTGCGCAGGTCCGTGGAGCGCTGGCGCAGCAGGCCGAGCGCCTCCTCCCATGACGACACCTGCACGGGCGCGGGAGGAACGGGCTCCAGCAGCGGGTCCGACACCTGGAGCCGTGCGGGGGCGGGCGCCTCGCTGGAGTCGGGCGCGAGCGTCGGCCGCGGCACGGTGACCGCGTCCCCCTGGGCAGGCAGGAGGCCGGACTGCGACAGGACGGCTGCGAGCAGCAGGGCATTCATGGGGGCGCGCCCAGAGGTACGAGGCACGACTGCCCGGGACCACGTTCCAGAGGGCAGCCCCACGTCTGGTGGACAAATGAAGCGCGCTGGCTGCTCAGCAGTGGATGAAGCGGCGCGCCGCGTGAGCGCGGGCACATGCCGTGCCAGTGGCCTCGTGCGTGCCCGAAGGTCCGCTCAGGGAAATGCTGTTACGGATGCAACGAAGGTGATGGACCTTGGGCCAGGAGCGGCGCCTCACTGCCCCTGGCGGAGCATGTTCAGTCGCTGCTTCGCGGCGCGGCTCTGCGGGTCGAAGCGCAGCGCTTCCTCCAGGCGCTCCCTGCCACGCGGGGCCTGTCCCTGGACGATGTACAGGTCAGCGAGCCGCACGAGGGCATCGGGGTTGTAGGGCTGGAGGTCCAGCGCGCGCTCGAGCTCGCGAGTCGCGGTGGCCAGGTCCTTCCGGCGGATGGCGAGCTGGCCGAGCATGAGGTGCGGCTGCACGAGCCCGGAGGTCTCGGGCCCGGAGGCCAGGGCCTCCAGCGTGGAGGTGCCACGCGCGTCGCCCAGGCCCGCGAGCGTCAGGGCAGCGGCCTGCCGCACCCACATCGAGCCGTCCGAGAGCAGCGGCACCAGGTCCTCCACGGCTTCGCGGGCGCCCGCGACGTCCAGGCCCTCGACGAGGTTCGTGCGCAGCGTGCTGTCCTTGGCGGACTTCAGTGCCGCGCGCAGGGCGGGCACGGCCTCGCGCTTGAAGCGGCGGGCGAGCAGCTTCGCGGCGGCGCCGCGCAGGGACGGCGCCTCGGTGGTGTCCGCGAGCACGGCCTCCAGCGCGGGGCGGCTGGTGGTGGCCGTCTTGTCATCGAAGGCATCGGCGAGGCGCAGGCGGCGCTGCTGGCGCACGGCGGCCTGGGGCCACCACTTCGTCAGGGCCTGGGCCATGGACTCGGGGGTGGCCTTGGCGTGACAGGTGTTGCAGGCATTGGGGATGCCGTGGCGCGAGGTGTTCTCCGGCGCGGGGACGTCGAGTGCATGGTCCGCGAACGTGTCGAGGACGCCGGTGACGACGGGCGGCATGTGGCAGGCGAGGCAGTCCTGGGCCTTGGTCGCGGTGTGGTGGGTGTGACGCTGGCCCTGGGCGAAGACGTCCTCGTGGCACTGCTGGCAGGTGGCGGAGTTGGCGGTGACGTGCTGCGTGGGCTTCTCCGGCTTCTGGACTTCGTTGGGCGCGTGCGGGGCGTGGGGCGCGGTGTGGCAGGTGAGGCAGGTGGCGCCGCCCTGGGTGTGGCAGCGGGACTGGAGGAGGGCCTGGTACTCGAAGCTGGAGGTGCTGGGGCGGCCGTCGGTGAAGTAGTCGCCGGAGCGCTCGTTGCCGACGAAGAGGACGACGGGCTGGTAGTGGTCGTCGTAGCGCTGGCCGGGCTGGAAGTGGTGGGCGGCGTCGAGGATGGGGAACAGGGGGCGGCGAGGACCGTGGCACTGCGCGCACACGGCGAGGCCGAGCTCCGGAGACAGCTCCGCGGGCTGGACGATGTCCTTCGGGTCCTGCGTGTCGGCGTGGCGGGCGCCCGGGCCGTGGCAGCTCTCGCAGGCGACGCCGGCGTCGGCGAACTTCGTGGTCCAGGTGTGATCGGCGCGGTCATAGCGCGCGTCGAGCCCGGTGACGTGGCAGTCCAGGCACGCGTGCTGGGCGCTGCGGCGGAAGTTGGTCCAGAAGAAGGGGTGCTCCGGGGTGAGGGCGCCCTGCTTGGCCTCGGAGTAGTCCACCCACTCGCCCTTGCCGGTGACGTGGAAGTAGACGGGCAGGACCTGCCAGCGGCCGTCGGGGAGGATGGTGACGGGGTCCTGCATGCGCTTGCCGCCGACGACCCACTGGACGGGGAACTCGGCGAGCTGGCCGTCCGCGCCCTTGGTGCGCATGTGGTGGTGCTCACCGTCGCGGCGCATCCATGCCTCGCTGGAGTCGCCCTTGAAGTGCGTCTTGCGGAAGTCGCCGACGACGAACTTCGGCGTGGCGGGGGACAGCGCGCGGGAGTGCCAGTCCTTCCCCCACGCGGTGTGCTCGTCCTCGTGGCACTCCCCGCAGACGGCGGAGCCGGCGTAGGCGCCCGCGGTGGGGTGGGCGGCGGCCTTCACGGGAGGAGGGCTCGTGGTGGCGACCACGGTGGGGACGCTGGGAGTGGGCGTGGGCGGCACGGGCGCCGGAGAACGGCGCAGGGCGAGGGTGGTTCCCGCAACCGCGCCAACGACGGCAAGGGCGGCGAGGACGAGCAGGGCGGAGCGGGGCGAGCGCATGTAGTTGTAACTTGGATACTGCCCTGGGGCTTCATGGGAGACAAGCGAAGGGCCCGGAGACTCACGGGGAGCGTGGCTCCATCGTTGGTTCAACCGCGTCCACGTTCGAGAACGGTGAGGTCTCCCAAGCCGGATGGTGTCTCCAGGCATCGAGGCATCCCGGGCGCCTGGCTCAGGCACGTTTCACGCGTGGTCGGCCCCTTGCACTGGAACACCTCTGTTCTCCCAGGACTTCCGTGTGGGGCCTCCTCGGACTGCTGGAGTCGTCGCTCGACGAGGTGCTCATTCATGGATCGACTGCTTGCCGTAACGCTCTGCCTCGCGATGCTTTCCGCCGGACTCCTGCCCCGAACGGCGGATGCCAGGTGTACCGACGGAACCATTCATAAAGTCACGATGCCCAATGGCTGTGTGAGCAAGACAATCTGCAATGGCGGTGAGTGGGAGGACCTCGGCTGTAGCGGCACCGTGAGCTGCACCGGCTGCGGTGGTCGCACGGGAACCCGGGTCTGCTCGGATTCATGCGGGGTAGCTGCCTGCAATGTCGGCCCCGAGGTGTGCAACAACTGCGACGACAACGGCGACGGTGCCATCGACAATGCCGTGAACACCTCGAACAACTACTCGTTGGCCGAGCTGTGCAACCCCAACAGTTGCAGTCAGGGGGGCAGCAGGACCTGTACGGCTTCTGGGTGAAGCGCGTGTTCGGGATGTGGTGGCGTGGCTTCATGTTCGGGCTGTGAGGGCCGGAAGGGGACCCGGACGTGCTCCGCGACCTGCGCCGTGAGTGCCTGCGCCGTTGGGGCCGAGAAGTGCAACAACTGCGACGACAACGGAGACGGCTGGGTCGACAACGCGATGGGCAGCACCCAGAACTTCTCCTATACCGAGGCCTGTAATCCCAACGCCTGCAGCCAGGGCGGCCGGATCTGCATCAACGGGACGCCCTCCGCGTGCACGGGATGTGGAGGGACGGCC is part of the Pyxidicoccus xibeiensis genome and harbors:
- a CDS encoding TolC family protein, with the translated sequence MNALLLAAVLSQSGLLPAQGDAVTVPRPTLAPDSSEAPAPARLQVSDPLLEPVPPAPVQVSSWEEALGLLRQRSTDLRTALARVESAAGLRRIALAGLLPSLTGVVSTQYNVLDPDATTFLGGGGGGVGGGVSGGEGLRPTSPPFVGTLSASVPVLNLQALTALGTARESQRTAALSLAETRRQLTGLLAQALVRVSAQERLAEVNRVNLRTALERLALARRRLELGAGTRLDVVRVQQDAESARTQVVTGDERLRQARESLGLVLGTPGPVGLARGVQLDALLESARRECQQLTDLDSRADLAAARSRLTVAERQVTEVKTQYAPTLTLDSTALALTVEDGFAEVPAWNVGASLVLPFWEGGAREGRLRQTRAEAEVARQDVVELQRSATVEVAQARRGVEVASAARDIASRERELAEENDRLTRRSFEVGTGTSLELIQTAAALRQAELQLVVREFELEQARVGAFLAEASCEW
- a CDS encoding HEAT repeat domain-containing protein gives rise to the protein MRSPRSALLVLAALAVVGAVAGTTLALRRSPAPVPPTPTPSVPTVVATTSPPPVKAAAHPTAGAYAGSAVCGECHEDEHTAWGKDWHSRALSPATPKFVVGDFRKTHFKGDSSEAWMRRDGEHHHMRTKGADGQLAEFPVQWVVGGKRMQDPVTILPDGRWQVLPVYFHVTGKGEWVDYSEAKQGALTPEHPFFWTNFRRSAQHACLDCHVTGLDARYDRADHTWTTKFADAGVACESCHGPGARHADTQDPKDIVQPAELSPELGLAVCAQCHGPRRPLFPILDAAHHFQPGQRYDDHYQPVVLFVGNERSGDYFTDGRPSTSSFEYQALLQSRCHTQGGATCLTCHTAPHAPHAPNEVQKPEKPTQHVTANSATCQQCHEDVFAQGQRHTHHTATKAQDCLACHMPPVVTGVLDTFADHALDVPAPENTSRHGIPNACNTCHAKATPESMAQALTKWWPQAAVRQQRRLRLADAFDDKTATTSRPALEAVLADTTEAPSLRGAAAKLLARRFKREAVPALRAALKSAKDSTLRTNLVEGLDVAGAREAVEDLVPLLSDGSMWVRQAAALTLAGLGDARGTSTLEALASGPETSGLVQPHLMLGQLAIRRKDLATATRELERALDLQPYNPDALVRLADLYIVQGQAPRGRERLEEALRFDPQSRAAKQRLNMLRQGQ